The Coffea arabica cultivar ET-39 chromosome 9e, Coffea Arabica ET-39 HiFi, whole genome shotgun sequence genome has a window encoding:
- the LOC140014521 gene encoding uncharacterized protein, with protein MNCYKFLTEIAEKTSGLSALLPTNQVYELPHNPSAKTRRSAGRSHSSAKQVKAIKNKKKKSRGSSYLQISVYIQEEELPGVFLRLFRRRIRCQWICFCYLGLVYQWRWDSFMEVVDFQQIYLYVMVLLFLQVSRSILRLNQELVVLILPFLDEKKSSDRGTKQGTTVQKIYRGLESEPDL; from the exons ATGAACTGCTACAAATTCTTGACAGAAATAGCAGAAAAAACTTCAG GTTTGTCAGCTCTGCTGCCAACAAACCAGGTGTATGAACTTCCTCATAATCCCTCTGCTAAAACAAGAAGAAGTGCAG GCAGAAGTCATTCATCAGCAAAACAAGTGAAAGCTAttaagaacaaaaagaaaaaaagcagaG GATCAAGCTACTTGCAAATTTCTGTATATATTCAAGAAGAAGAACTCCCAGGGGTTTTCCTTCGCTTGTTTAGGAGAAGAATCAg GTGCCAGTGGATTTGCTTTTGTTATCTTGGTTTGGTATATCAATGGAG GTGGGATTCTTTCATGGAGGTTGTGGATTTTCAGCAAATATATCTATATGTGATG gTCTTATTATTTTTGCAAGTGTCACGAAGCATCTTACGCCTCAACCAGGAGCTGGTGGTTTTGATACTCCCATTTCTGGATGAAAAGAAGTCCAGTGATAGAG GAACAAAGCAAGGAACCACAGTTCAG AAAATTTACAGAGGACTAGAGAGTGAACCAGACTTGTAA